The following coding sequences lie in one Komagataeibacter sucrofermentans DSM 15973 genomic window:
- a CDS encoding sensor histidine kinase, giving the protein MSLPPSSGRGGRHGRHRSLFTRVGRVFDAVRGRMMAIILLAAMPIALIGAVQAWHSYHNTLEAPGYRTDMAVARIDLELRHESEHVASLLQAVARMRLDSGGLARMLQLVDSLTGRHYSQIALADDRGNIAAAVGPDHDATPLTVDEMPRFQGDVKLVAIPDALTGVPDHFRITVAAMIGDDAGRTARSGYLTAIMPLSWRSAMLQTSDPRLDLMQQNGPIEIWVMDSRARATMPLCADCNWQDHPPARIMQWARFEVTHGVEHDHITLPEGSYSIGRVQGGVYVLTMTRRNASERHAVVMFAISLVSSGVLLLVGLLGASKSADVLVITPLRQLTASVNQWQLGGVYDVRSNWAMPLEVRQLAHAFSKATRRLARHEKRLERAQVRQELLLKEMHHRVKNNLQIVASLLNLQAGRIRQPGAREEFAQARDRVRALATLHRYLYADGELYSLNMQSFVRELCGQIIHAIGEADEARITLDIRVDDLLMVPDQAVPLALIVTEAVSNTIKYAFPDQLHGTLEVGLRALDGGRACLWIADNGVGMAAGRNLGGAEDERSGIGMQLIRGFARQLGGTLQMFEENGTRYVLVFPLKRPDQDELAD; this is encoded by the coding sequence ATGTCCCTTCCACCTTCCTCCGGTCGGGGCGGCAGGCACGGGCGCCATCGCAGCCTGTTTACGCGGGTCGGGCGAGTGTTCGACGCCGTGCGTGGCCGGATGATGGCGATCATCCTGCTTGCGGCCATGCCCATCGCCCTGATCGGGGCCGTGCAGGCATGGCATAGCTATCACAATACCCTCGAGGCGCCGGGCTACCGCACCGATATGGCCGTGGCGCGCATCGATCTTGAACTGCGCCATGAATCCGAGCATGTCGCCTCGCTGCTGCAGGCCGTGGCGCGCATGCGGCTCGATAGCGGCGGGCTTGCGCGGATGCTGCAGCTTGTCGATTCCCTGACCGGGCGGCATTACAGCCAGATCGCGCTGGCCGATGACCGGGGCAATATCGCCGCCGCCGTCGGCCCCGACCATGACGCGACACCCCTGACCGTTGACGAGATGCCCCGCTTTCAGGGTGACGTGAAGCTTGTGGCCATACCTGATGCGCTGACGGGCGTGCCCGATCATTTCCGCATCACGGTTGCGGCCATGATTGGCGATGATGCCGGGCGTACGGCCCGGTCGGGCTACCTTACGGCCATCATGCCGCTGTCATGGCGCAGCGCCATGCTCCAGACCAGCGACCCCCGGCTTGACCTGATGCAGCAGAACGGCCCGATCGAGATCTGGGTCATGGACAGCCGTGCCCGCGCCACCATGCCGCTATGCGCGGATTGCAACTGGCAGGACCACCCACCGGCGCGGATCATGCAGTGGGCGCGCTTCGAGGTCACGCATGGCGTGGAGCACGACCACATCACCCTGCCGGAAGGCTCGTATTCCATCGGGCGGGTGCAGGGGGGCGTGTATGTGCTCACCATGACGCGGCGCAACGCCAGCGAGCGGCATGCGGTGGTCATGTTCGCCATCTCGCTCGTCTCCAGCGGGGTGCTGCTGCTCGTGGGGCTTCTGGGGGCCTCGAAAAGTGCGGATGTGCTGGTCATAACGCCCCTGCGCCAGCTTACGGCCTCGGTCAATCAATGGCAGCTTGGCGGCGTGTATGACGTGCGTTCGAACTGGGCCATGCCGCTTGAAGTCAGGCAGCTGGCCCATGCCTTCAGCAAGGCCACGCGCAGGCTGGCGCGCCATGAAAAGCGCCTTGAACGCGCGCAGGTGCGCCAGGAGCTGCTGCTCAAGGAGATGCACCACCGCGTCAAGAACAACCTGCAGATCGTGGCCTCCCTGCTCAACCTGCAGGCGGGGCGCATCCGCCAGCCCGGGGCGCGCGAGGAATTTGCCCAGGCGCGTGACCGCGTGCGCGCGCTGGCGACCCTGCACCGCTACCTGTATGCCGATGGCGAGCTGTACAGCCTGAACATGCAGAGCTTCGTGCGTGAACTGTGTGGCCAGATCATACATGCCATTGGTGAAGCCGATGAAGCGCGCATCACGCTTGATATCCGCGTCGATGACCTGCTGATGGTGCCCGATCAGGCCGTGCCGCTGGCCCTGATCGTGACCGAGGCGGTCAGCAACACCATCAAATACGCCTTCCCCGATCAGTTGCACGGCACGCTGGAAGTGGGGCTGCGCGCGCTTGATGGCGGGCGGGCGTGCCTGTGGATTGCCGATAACGGCGTGGGCATGGCGGCGGGCCGCAACCTTGGGGGCGCGGAAGATGAGCGCAGCGGAATCGGCATGCAGCTGATCCGCGGCTTTGCGCGGCAACTGGGCGGCACGTTGCAGATGTTCGAGGAAAACGGCACCCGCTATGTGCTTGTTTTTCCGTTAAAGCGGCCCGATCAGGACGAACTGGCCGACTGA